The segment ttatttaaactctcctattttcatttccattaccgatgagggactgttgcctttttcattaaagcattagaggacttttcaagttcccaacctttcaagttctaaacttttcaaattcctctccttccctctatttcccatcaattcttgctacatacccaacaaatAGTACCTCTGATGTATTGTCGTCATTTTACCTCTGGACTTCACCCTGATATTAAATCAGATTTTAGGGCTGTTCAACCCCCGTACCTCAACGAAGCAATTAGTTTGGCCTTTTTGCAAGAGCAAAAAAAGTTGGCCCGAGTTGGGACGACGACCCAACCCAACTATCCGTCAAAAATTCCTGCTATCCCGTTTTCCTTCCACACATCTCCTAGCCCTACAAATTTGACCTTTATTCAAGCTCCTGAACCCCGACTACTTCATTTCAGACATTGGTCGTACATCATTCAGGAAGCTCACACTGATAGAGCTTCAAATAAAATGTGAACTTAACCTTTGtttcaattgtgatgaaaaatATCACAAGGGTCATAAATGTTCATCCATTCCTCAACTCCTATTACTTATTGCTGATGATGATACTACAGAAGACTTTCCTTCTGACTTTTCTCCACCCCCATCAAATTCACCACCTCCATACACCACCACTGAAAACCCTTCTCTACTTAGCATCAGTTGCCATACCTTGTTTGGTGGACCTCATCCCACTACGATTCGTGTCGCTACATTTATCAAAGGCCTTTCTGTGCAGATTCTCCTTGATGAGGGTAGCACACACAATTTTATTCAGCCTCATGCTGCAAAAGCTCTCAAATTACTTATAGAACCTTCTTCGGGTTTTTCAGTTATGGTCGAAAATGGCAAAGAACGATGATGTTTGGCTGTCGTTCTTGGTGTAGCACTCACCATTATGGGCTTCTCCTTTGCAACAGACTTCTTTATTATTGACATGCATGGTTCGGATTTAGTTCTTGGAGTTGCTTGGTTAGCTACATTGCTTCCATGTTTGACTGACTATGTCAATCGTAATTTTGAGTTTAAAGAGAACAAGAAACATCACCGATGTCAAGGTGATCTTTCCCCTCTCCTGCCCAAATAAATATGTCTACTCTGTGGCGCTTCAATAAGATAGATTATATTTCATGCTTTCTTCGTCTAGATCTTCAATCTCCTacccttatgtcaccatcccTTGACTTAGCCACTCTTCTAAATTCATATACAGAAATTTTTCAACCCCCGTCCTCCTTACCACCTCCATGACCACAAGATCATCGCATTACACTCTTTCTAGGAGCCAATCCTGTAAATGTCTGGCCATATCATTACCCCCACTTCCaaaaagttgaaattgaaaCGCATGTTTCTAATACGCTCAAGTTGGGAATTATTCGTCCCAACTCCAGTCCATATTCTTCACTAGTGTTGTTAGTGCGTAGAAGAATGGTACTTGTCGCTTTTGCATGGATTACAAGGCTCCTAATGTTATCACTGTTAAGGATAATCTCCAATCTCAACAGTTGATGAGCTTTTTCATGAATTGCACAATGCTTATGCATTCTCCAAGTTGGATTTATTAGCCGGATATCACCAAATTCCCCTCAATCCCCCTGATATAAAAAATACCGCATTTTGAACTCACGAAGGCCATTATGGGTTTACTTTGATGCCATTTGGTCTTTCAAATGCTCCATCTACTTCTCAATCAACcatgaatttcattttttaagttGTTTCCATGCCAAGTTGTCCTTGTTTTTTCAATGACATCCTAGTTTATAGCATGTCTTGGCAGGATCAATTACAACACCTTAGATCAGTCTTTGATCTTCTCTGGTAAAATTCTTTGGTGCTGAAGCAATGAAAAGGCCAATTCGAGCAGTCTTCCATTTCTTACTTGGGTCATATTCTCTTTGGAAAAGTCTTCAAGTTGACCCTGAGAAGAGACCATTATCTTTTTTTGGCCTTTGCCTTCGTCTGTAAAGGATATTTGTGCCTTTTTGGGTTTAACGGGGGGTACTATTGTCGTTTTGTCAAAGGATATGCCTATTTAGCTTCACCCCttactgatttttttttgaaaaaggacTCATTTATATGGTCCGATAAGGCTTTTGTTGTTTTTGCCAAATTGAAAGAGGCTCTTGGCTTTGTACCTGTTTTGTTCCTGCCTGATTTTCCaaggattttgtggtaggtgtGATTCTTTTCCAAGACAGTCACCCAATCATATTTTTCAGCCAAAAATTATCTTGAAGAACGCAAGGTGCTTCTGCTTACAATTGTGAAATGCTTGCCATAACGCAGGTTGTTCAAAAGTGGCATCAATACTTATTGGTCCGTGGTTTTACCATTTTAACTGATCAACAACCTTTGAAATCCCTCACAAGTCAGGTTATCTAGACCCTTGAACAACAACGTTGTCTTAGCAAATTAATTGGGTATGATTTTGAGATACGCTTTCGCCCAGGCAAATTAACTTTTGTTGCCGATGCTTTATCTCGCGTTCTTGCATGTTCTGCATTACCTTTGGCAATCACTGAAATAACTTTGGTTGACAAGCTTAAGGCATTGAACAAACCCAATGAGGAATTATTATCTCTCCATCAGAAATTGTTGAATGCTCCagattttattttctcattctCCTTTCAGGAAGGTCTCCTCTTATTCAAGAATCGCCTGGTTATTCCCAAGAATGCATCTTTGCATCTAATGCTATTGAAAGAGTTTCATGCTTCCAAAATTGGAGGTCATATGAACGTCTCTCGCACATTTCACATATTATCTTCAAAGTTTTAGTGGGTTCGCATGTGATCTAATGGCAAGAAGTTTGTCTCTCaatgtcaaatttgtcagcAGATGAAGGATTCACATTTGAAACCAGCGGATTACTGTCTCCCTTGCCGATTCCTTCTGAGATTTTTGCTGAAATTTCCATGGACTTTATTACAAGCCTTCCACCATCTCAGGGGCACACTGTGATCTTGATGGTTGTAGATAGATTGTTGAAGTCTGGACATTTTATTGCTCTATCTAGAAATTTTACAAGACAAAAAGTAGCAGAAGTCTTTGTCCAAGATTTTGTCCGGTTATATGGTTTTCCTACCAAATCTTTAGCGATGCAATTTTCAACTCTGAATTTTGAATGGAAATTAACAAACTCCAGGGAACTCATTTGGCCAAGAGTTCTGCTTATCATCCAAAAATGGATGGCAAAACAGATTCACTGAACAAATTCCTTGAAATGTATCTCCGTTATTTGCTACAGATATTCCTTCTACATGGATACCTCTTCTTCTCTAGGCAGAATTTCGGTACAATACTTAATACTAAAACAGCTCCAAGTTGACTCCTTTTGAGGCAGTCTATGGCCGGCCTCCTCCTACCATCTCTCCTGTTGTGTTGCGCAACACATCCAATCCTATAATTTTGGGTTCTTTGCGGCAACGGGATGAAATATTGGGTGTGTTGAAGTAAAATTTACAGCAGACTCAAGATAGGATATGAAGCTTCACATCGACAAAGGTCGTAGGGAGGTGATATATGATATCAGTGATTGGGTGTATGTTCGTCTTCGACCATATAGGCATATTTCAGTTCGTTCGCAACGCCATTCCAAATTGAGTAGGCATTTCCTTAGGCCCTTTCAGATCATTCAACGCATTGACGATGTGGCTTATAAACTCGCTCTGCCGCCATCTGCTCAAATTTATCATGTATTCCATGTTTCAATGTTACTTAACTGTATCGGCAAACCAACTAATCAGATTACACCTATTATTTTCTTGGACCAAACTCCCTCTGTCACACTTACTCCTGAAGctattttaaacaaaagagaGGTTACTGAAGGGGCACATATGGTGCCTCAATGCCTTGTCAAATGAGTAGGTTTTCCTATTGAAGATGCAACTTGGGAGGACTCATATACCCTCTTGCAGCTGTTTCCTCACTTGAACCTTGAGGACAAGGTTCTTCTCCATGAGGGTGGCAATGTAATGACTCTACAGGATTAGTTTGACAACAATAGGCGTAGTACAAGGTACAAACGAGTGCTACAATACCTGGACCAGTACGTGGTCCCAGATGCAAAAAGGAAACATGCTTTGTCAAAGATGATAGAAAAAGAGCATGAATAATAGATGCTAGAGTAGTATAAGTAGTAGTAGATCTCACTACAGAAGACAGAGATGAATTTGCTTTTCTTTTAGTTGCTTAGAATATATTTGGAACctctattttcttcttcttttttttttttttgttttgcttcTTGTTATTCCCAGAAGAAGAGGAACAAGTCCCTCTTGTGACCAAcaactagtttatttttaataaaaagttcaTCTTGTTACAGGTGCTTCGCTGATCTTTACATCCTCTTTAGCTTGCCCTAATTCTTCAATTCATGTACCAGCAGCTACTTGAGATACCCTTCTCCAGATACATTCATTTCAATGTTCCATTGCTTCCCACTCCTTTAATTATCTGCATGACTGTGCCCTAGATTTGGGTACTCATGAAGCGTTGTCATAGTTAGTGGGGTCTCACTCAGACTTAGCCTCCACACCACTTCATCCTTCAAAGATGTCCCTATTAGTATGTTTTCCTCCTCATGTAGTGAAAGGTCCTTGGATTGTGCTTGGGTTTCAACTCGAGAATTACTACTGTGCTTCCTAGCAGAGGCGGCTGGATatagttgaaaaaaaatccTTGACCTTAGGCCCCTTAATTTTAGGGGGcttcaattttttgttaattaggtaggataaaacttgtttttagaaaaaaatacaacTAAGACACCAAATTCAAACGTCATTAATGAAGTGATAGATATGACTATTACTTTTTACCTTTTCCATGAAAGTTATGtgtatttttattctttttctaatttacttttacatattatatttttctctcttcctctcttctatttattttcactttctcttttctaATCTTAAATATTTCTCTTATTCAAAGATTAagaatttacttattttatatgtaatttttattttttatattatagtttatgtcttaaatttgaagaaaaatatgtcGCAGTAGCCCAATTAATTTTCGAAAAAGCCTTCATAGTTCTTAAATTCGGTATATCATTCtatttctaatattatttttgatttgtGTCTTAtgcttattatatttttatttgatattgtaaatagtatttaaaatatttgttagatTTTAATATGTCAACTAGAAAATATGAATCCGGTCattcaaaacttaaaagaaaaacaaaagtcGATAACTTGATAAAATCAAAAAGGTGCTcttgataaatttttgaaaaacaatgttaaaattaaataaaaaaaggtaAGGAAATGCTCTTTAGAAGAACAAGTCACAAACTTAGTTGAAATTGAGTTAGATAATGATATAAACCAAAAAGAAGAAGGAGTTGAGAAAATGGAGTTGAGAAAATTAGTAAAAAGTCGGATGTAGATTTCTGAGAAAGTCAAAAAGATTAAGGGATTTGGCTATATTATCGattgaaaaagaattataagAAGAGATGACTACACAAATTATTACCAACTTTGCATCTCAAAAAGGtagaaaaatagattttatatatatatatatatatatatatatatatatataNNNNNNNNNNNNNNNNNNNNNNNNNNNNNNNNNNNNNNNNNNNNNNNNNNNNNNNNNNNNNNNNNNNNNNNNNNNNNNNNNNNNNNNNNNNNNNNNNNNNNNNNNNNNNNNNNNNNNNNNNNNNNNNNNNNNNNNNNNNNNNNNNNNNNNNNNNNNNNNNNNNNNNNNNNNNNNNNNNNNNNNNNNNNNNNNNNNNNNNNNNNNNNNNNNNNNNNNNNNNNNNNNNNNNNNNNNNNNNNNNNNNNNNNNNNNNNNNNNNNNNNNNNNNNNNNNNNNNNNNNNNNNNNNNNNNNNNNNNNNNNNNNNNNNNNNNNNNNNNNNNNNNNNNNNNNNNNNNNNNNNNNNNNNNNNNNNNNNNNNNNNNNNNNNNNNNNNNNNNNNNNNNNNNNNNNNNNNNNNNNNNNNNNNNNNNNNNNNNNNNNNNNNNNNNNNNNNNNNNNNNNNNNNNNNNNNNNNNNNNNNNNNNNNNNNNNNNNNNNNNNNNNNNNNNNNNNNNNNNNNNNNNNNNNNNNNNNNNNNNNNNNNNNNNNNNNNNNNNNNNNNNNNNNNNNNNNNNNNNNNNNNNNNNNNNNNNNNNNNNNNNNNNNNNNNNNNNNNNNNNNNNNNNNNNNNNNNNNNNNNNNNNNNNNNNNNNNNNNNNNNNNNNNNNNNNNNtatatatatatatataaatttattttaaggtctctaatttaattttggCCTTAGGCCACCAACAGGTTTGAGCCGTCCTTGCTTCCTAGTGTCATCAATGGAATTTTTTGACAACGTCCCCGTCCTCTACCTCTTCCTCTCGCCATAGCTATCTCTTCTATCATGCGCAGAGAGCTtctagagagaaaaaaaattaatgtacaTTCATATTTGAATGTACTACAAAGAAAAGTGAACTGATAGATAGAGTAATTATCAACTTTCTTCATCAATCATCTTGTTTTCACATTTCAGAGATATTGAATATGATTATTAGAAGAGATaactacataaaaaattattaacaactTCGCATCTCCAAAAGGtagaaaaatagatttaaaataaatatatatataaattttttaaatttatttcaaggCCTCTAGTTTAATTTTGGTCTTAGGCCATCAACCAGTTTGAGCCGCCCCTGCTTCCTggtatcatcaatataattttcCAACCACGTCACCATCCTCTACCTCTTCCTCCCGTCATAGCTATCTCCTTTATCATGCGCTGAGAGCTTCTCGAGAGagaaaaattaatgtatattcAGAGGCGAATCTAGGATTTAGAGTCACTGGGTGTCAAGTAAAGGCGGACCTACATGGTACCAAGCAGAGGCGGATCCTTACGGTTTGATAAGGGTGCATGCATCTGTTAACCTCAAAAAGAAATCACgcgtatatatgtatatatatcgtGAAAAACTGACATAAAGTAGGATATAATCAACAGTGCACCCATAAGAAGCGAAGGGGTGCCCTTGTTTAATTTGCACAAGATAGAGGAACCACTCGCAAGAATACGatttcttatttcattatttttattttaagtttagctTATAAAGCATATTTGAGTCATTAGTTACTAATTAAATACTACATTATTCGTTAATTATAGTAAAAGTTTCGTTAACTACCtaaattaaaatactattagtgcatcaaaatcttcaaattttgaattcgtCTCTAATGCTAAGTAGACTCATTGATTAAGTCAATTTTAGATTCAGATTGAATTATTCGACTTGTGCCTGAATGAGAGAGCATGATTGGATGATGAACGAAAGACTAAAGCTTTAATTAATGACAATTTTTTGTTGTTCAAAAGTTTAATGGAAGAGCTAGGATTTCAATGGTAAAGAGAttctttttcattatatatttaatcatacaaaaaaatcaaagaatcaaattaaattagttaaaaaaaattactgatCAATACTTAATAATAAGTTAACAagtaagaaaatcaaaaaaacaaaagaaaatgtgcctggttttaaaaaagaagaaatgctGCTAGCTGGAACTGATCACACAACCTAATACCCATTAAGTAAATGCTCTATCACTACACCAAAAATTACTTCTGTTTTATGGGTAACACAATTATTATTTaacacatattatatatatatatatatatatatatatatatatataNNNNNNNNNNNNNNNNNNNNNNNNNNNNNNNNNNNNNNNNNNNNNNNNNNNNNNNNNNNNNNNNNNNNNNNNNNNNNNNNNNNNNNNNNNNNNNNNNNNNNNNNNNNNNNNNNNNNNNNNNNNNNNNNNNNNNNNNNNNNNNNNNNNNNNNNNNNNNNNNNNNNNNNNNNNNNNNNNNNNNNNNNNNNNNNNNNNNNNNNNNNNNNNNNNNNNNNNNNNNNNNNNNNNNNNNNNNNNNNNNNNNNNNNNNNNNNNNNNNNNNNNNNNNNNNNNNNNNNNNNNNNNNNNNNNNNNNNNNNNNNNNNNNNNNNNNNNNNNNNNNNNNNNNNNNNNNNNNNNNNNNNNNNNNNNNNNNNNNNNNNNNNNNNNNNNNNNNNNNNNNNNNNNNNNNNNNNNNNNNNNNNNNNNNNNNNNNNNNNNNNNNNNNNNNNNNNNNNNNNNNNNNNNNNNNNNNNNNNNNNNNNNNNNNNNNNNNNNNNNNNNNNNNNNNNNNNNNNNNNNNNNNNNNNNNNNNNNNNNNNNNNNNNNNNNNNNNNNNNNNNNNNNNNNNNNNNNNNNNNNNNNNNNNNNNNNNNNNNNNNNNNNNNNNNNNNNNNNNNNNNNNNNNNNNNNNNNNNNNNNNNNNNNNNNNNNNNNNNNNNNNNNNNNNNNNNNNNNNNNNNNNNNNNNNNNNNNNNNNNNNNNNNNNNNNNNNNNNNNNNNNNNNNNNNNNNNNNNNNNNNNNNNNNNNNNNNNNNNNNNNNNNNNNNNNNNNNNNNNNNNNNNNNNNNNNNNNNNNNNNNNNNNNNNNNNNNNNNNNNNNNNNNNNNNNNNNNNNNNNNNNNNNNNNNNNNNNNNNNNNNNNNNNNNNNNNNNNNNNNNNNNNNNNNNNNNNNNNNNNNNNNNNNNNNNNNNNNNNNNNNNNNNNNNNNNNNNNNNNNNNNNNNNNNNNNNNNNNNNNNNNNNNNNNNNNNNNNNNNNNNNNNNNNNNNNNNNNNNNNNNNNNNNNNNNNNNNNNNNNNNNNNNNNNNNNNNNNNNNNNNNNNNNNNNNNNNNNNNNNNNNNNNNNNNNNNNNNNNNNNNNNNNNNNNNNNNNNNNNNNNNNNNNNNNNNNNNNNNNNNNNNNNNNNNNNNNNNNNNNNNNNNNNNNNNNNNNNNNNNNNNNNNNNNNNNNNNNNNNNNNNNNNNNNNNNNNNNNNNNNNNNNNNNNNNNNNNNNNNNNNNNNNNNNNNNNNNNNNNNNNNNNNNNNNNNNNNNNNNNNNNNNNNNNNNNNNNNNNNNNNNNNNNNNNNNNNNNNNNNNNNNNNNNNNNNNNNNNNNNNNNNNNNNNNNNNNNNNNNNNNNNNNNNNNNNNNNNNNNNNNNNNNNNNNNNNNNNNNNNNNNNNNNNNNNNNNNNNNNNNNNNNNNNNNNNNNNNNNNNNNNNNNNNNNNNNNNNNNNNNNNNNNNNNNNNNNNNNNNNNNNNNNNNNNNNNNNNNNNNNNNNNNNNNNNNNNNNNNNNNNNNNNNNNNNNNNNNNNNNNNNNNNNNNNNNNNNNNNNNNNNNNNNNNNNNNNNNNNNNNNNNNNNNNNNNNNNNNNNNNNNNNNNNNNNNNNNNNNNNNNNNNNNNNNNNNNNNNNNNNNNNNNNNNNNNNNNNNNNNNNNNAATAGAATTTCCGTCGAAGCTAGTGAGTGGCTTGGCACCCCAACGGGCCTTAATAAATCCGCCCTTGTGTACATTCATATTTAAATGTCCTACAAAAAAAAGTGAACAGATAGATAGAGTAATTAACAACTTTCTTCATCAATCATCTTGTTTTCACATTTCATACATATTGAATCTGATCATTGGTCTCTCTATACATCTTACTAGTCAAGATTGATCCGTCTCATGATGAAAACCAAATGCAATTTCGATATACAAAGCTATCTTTTAATAAGATTGATAAGATAtataaaactatatattatattacatgACCTTGATGTACACATTACTCTTTGCAGGAAAACTACTAGACATAcgtagcatatatatatatatatatatatatatatatatatataacaacttAATTGTGACATATAACAATCTAATTAATAAAGACTATTTTTTCTACTATAGATACCGCAACTTAGATCTAAGATACACTTGTCCATGCTACTCCATAACTTGTCCATGCTACTCCATAAGCACATGATTTCTAGAGCATCTAATTCCCTCATTTCTCATTCTTTTGTATCTCAATTCTTTGAACAGTCTCCACGAATGTTCTGCGAAAAGTCATTCATAGCCAAAACTTAATTAATACTAGCAATAAATTGAGttgatttgaattttcttttgttgaaataattacatgtataggtttttcttatattacttacttttcttttttatctgtcaaaaaaaaaaatgatatatatttgaatattaagtaacaatttaactttaaaatattgattttatcCTTATTGAAATGATTTATTACTACTCTATCACTTAACTTTAGAAAACAAGtttcaaaaatcttattttattttaaattttgtattaaatcAAACTAACTCATATAAAATTGTGGAGGGAGTAATAATTAAGTGCTTACTTCCATGGTGCATCTCCAGCTATCATCCAGTCTCCTTCTCTGTCTTGGTACAAGATTGTAAAGCGTGTACTATTTTTTCCACTATTTTGATCTGTAGAAAACGATagtatcaattaattaattgagaatttctttctaaaataaaataaatatacacaGTAGTACTATTGGTGTGAACTTACATTTTGCAAACATTTGAAGTAAATTTTGGGTAAAAAGTTGATAAGAATGATAGAGCCTTAGATCAACCTTCCTTCCTATAGGCACCCCTTCCATCTTCACCTTTACATACATAGAGTTTCTTCCTCCAAcaataacattattattattattattgttattgtttctATCATTTGTAATCCAACCTGCatgaccttgatgatgaaattgtttttttctCCATGTGTTAATTGGTGGCCAACCAAGAAGTTTAAGACTTTCTTCCTCAAAATCCCTATATTAATTGCATGGAGAGAAAAAAAccattaattaataaaggtatGTTGTGTTACATCAATAGTGTTGAAGATGAAGATATGAAATAGGTTGAACAATGTGGTACAGTCAACGCTATGCACGTCCTATTGTGACCATAACTCTATAACATTTGTACTCATTACTTGTACCACGTTGTTCAACCGTTCTATATATTCAGTCTTCAACAAAAAGTTATAATATGACTTACTTGTGACAAGTGGCATTAAAAGGTTTCTTGTTTCTTCCATGGTTATCATCATCTTCATTTGGTTGGCCATTCCATATGAACAAAGACAACGTCTTACGTTCAACTACTCCTTCATCCTCATGAAAGGCCTCTTCAAAACATCGCTTTtgcttcatcttcatcttcatatcGGAGAAGCTATCATCAAAACCATGCTTCCTATAACTCGTGATTGCATTGATGGGAAAATGGTTACAATTTGAAATAGCAAGGCCAAGTTCTAGTTCCATATCACAAAAGTTGTATTCATTAAATGAGTTGATCAAAAGAAAAGGGGTACACTAATTTCATAGTTGGTTGGCTTTACTTTGAAGTTGTGTTTATATATAGCTTTAGCGTAGAGTAGGGTTAaactaaaagagaaataaaagaaagaaagaaagaaagaagggGTAGAGGAAAGAGTAGCACTGACATAGACACCTTCTACCCCACCCTACTATTTCATCATTCATTGTACTTGATTTAAATGATACTCCCTCCTCCCTCCTGTTGTCataatttatgtgattttttttcattttttaaaattcaaactttaataaGAAATTTGCATCTgaaactttataaaataaaataaaacataattaatgaaatttatattccCTCCATTCTATTTTAGCTGATTACTTTTCTTTCCTGACGCATATTAAAAAATCATCCGTAAGAAGATAATTTTATCCttcaaaaactttttaaaaattatataaacaaatgtaaacacttttttaacaaataattttaatttatgatttattatttattaaggtGACAACTAAAATGGGATAACTTTTACTCTCTCCGTCCGATTTGTcatagtttctatttttagagtcacactatacaaattttgattgacattttaagatttattttttcatcacattaatatgcaaaaaaattgtaatttatggtacttttcatatagttttggaatatctaattttcttgtttaaaatatcgaattaatgtgatccaatttacatttaaaaattaacCAAATTAGTTTTTtgataagcgcaacatgacaaacaatttcaAACGGAGAAAGTATTAATTAACAATTACTGGCATGAATGTATATTTTCTCAAGCAGAAATAGTTTTTTACATAGAAAGTTGCTCACTTTCttatataacaataaaatcactcaattaagtatttttcttatataagttACTCAACTAAGGATTTTTTTTACAGAAAATCACTTACCTTTCTTTTATAACTTCAAAGTACTCAACAATGAATATTTTATCTACAAAGTTattcaactataaatatttCACTTAAATAGTTACTCAACCAACTtgaatgatttttaattaaattttgttggagtgcaatttttgttttaaactgatttttcttttaagaaaatgaaatgctcattttaattattttgttaaattttgttgaagCACAATTTTTgtcttgaaatatatatatatatatatatatatatatattctttttaccctttgcgccttttttcattaaag is part of the Solanum pennellii chromosome 8, SPENNV200 genome and harbors:
- the LOC107027962 gene encoding auxin-responsive protein IAA29-like yields the protein MELELGLAISNCNHFPINAITSYRKHGFDDSFSDMKMKMKQKRCFEEAFHEDEGVVERKTLSLFIWNGQPNEDDDNHGRNKKPFNATCHKDFEEESLKLLGWPPINTWRKKQFHHQGHAGWITNDRNNNNNNNNNVIVGGRNSMYVKVKMEGVPIGRKVDLRLYHSYQLFTQNLLQMFAKYQNSGKNSTRFTILYQDREGDWMIAGDAPWKTFVETVQRIEIQKNEK